AACATTACAAGCAAATAAATTTATAGTTGAAAATACCTGTGCGTGAAACTTTCATGAATGTTTACACATTCACGTTTATTTCTCACACAGGCACCTTATTTCAGTTCTCTTTATCTTTAAACCAGTCCCGTCCCCACTTTTCGATACTCTTCCAAAACTCTTTTTTCTTCTTGTCCTTCTCTTTTTTCTTCTCTTTCTTTTCTCTTTCTTCCTTTGTCTTTTTCTTCTGCTTCTTCAGCTCTTTTATGTCTTCATCAATTAACGATAGATCAAATTTCTTTGCAGATAATTTGCTGGCTGATTTTGAAACAACTTGCGCGAAAATGGGCGGTGCGGTGAAGCTGCTGGTAGTTGTTAAATAATGGTCGGTGTCTGTTTGATCATAGCCGAGCCAGACCGCACCAGCAATATCCGGTGTATAGCCAACGAACCAATGATCTTTTGAACCGTCCACTCCTTCAAACGGGAGCTGTGTGGTGCCCGTCTTCCCCGCCACTTCCATACCAGAAATTTGTGCTTTTGTCGCAGTACCTTCCGCTACAGCTCCTTGCAGCATATAGGTCATTTGCTGGGCAACTTCCGCATCTGTCACGTGTACAGACTCTCCCTGCCACTTTCCAAGCACATTTCCTTCCGAATCTTTGATTTCTGTAATCGCATGGGCTTCCTCCATCACTCCATCATTCGCAAAAGCGGAATACGCTTGAGCCATTCGTAAGGGAGAGGTTCCTTTATCCAGTCCTCCAAGCGCCAATCCAAGCGTACGGTCATTTTTTTCTAATGAAATTCCAAACCGTTTCGTTGCACTCACGCCCTCTTTGATGCCAATCTGATCCAACAGCCAGACGGGAGGAATATTATACGACTGGGCGAGCGCCTCGTACATGGTCACTTCCCCTCTATATTGCTGATCAAAGTTTTTCGGGGAGTATCCATCCATATCGATCGGTTCATCCACAAGCAAATCCGACATATGGTATCCTTTCTCAAGTGCCGGAGTATAGACGGCAATCGGCTTCAACGTAGACCCGGGCTGCCGAATGAGGTCAGTCGCATTATTGAAGCGTTTCTGCGTATATTCCCCTCTTCCGCCGACTAACGCCAGGATCCCGCCTGTTTTAGGGTTCAGGAAAACAGAAGCGCTCTGTAAGAGTTGATCTGGCGTGCTCTTCGGAAAATATCTATCATCCGCATACACTTCTTCCAGCGCATTCTGGATCACTGGATTGATTTCTGTCGTAATATGCAACCCGCCGGACAACACTTCATCTCTCGTCAAACCGTACATATTCACCGCTTCATCCACTACACGGTCGATATAATACGGATATTTCTCTTCATAATCCGGCACTGTCGATTCGCCAAGTACCAGTTTCTGTCCAATCGCTTCATCATATTCTTGCTGATTAATATACTGTTCACGCAGCATCAATGACAACACCAGATTCCGTCGGTTCACCGACTTTTCCATATTCTCCGTTGGCGCTAAATACGAAGGAGCTTTAATAAGCCCTGCGATTGTCGCAGATTCGTTCAACGTCAACTCACTGACATCCTTCCCGAAATAGGTCTGCGCTGCACGCTGAACACCCCACGCCCCGTCGCCAAAATAAATTTGGTTCAGGTAACTTTCCATGATCTCCTCTTTCGAATACACCCGTTCAATCTTCTTTGCGAGGATCAGTTCCTTGAATTTACGCGAGTACGTGCGCTCCTGCGTCAAAAATACATTTTTCGCAAGCTGCTGCGTAATCGTACTGCCCCCTGACACGATTTTGCCTTTGAACGCATTCTCGAGCAAGGCGCGCCCCATTCTAAAATAATTAATGCCGTGATGTTTGTAGAACCGTTGATCTTCCACGGCAATAACGGCTTCGACAAGCTCATTCGGAATCTGATCGATCAATACACCTTCAATAGTCGAATTCGAAACCTTACGGATGACTTCTCCATCCGGATCGTAAATAACCGTCGATCTCGGTGCGGGTTCTTCGAGCTTACTTACATCGCTGAATGTGATGAAAACATTCAGCATGAGCAGCACACAAAGGACCGCAAGCAGAACAGCGGCGATTGCGAAACGGAAGATCTTTTTCTTCAAGCTGATTTTCTTCGTTGGCGTTTTTTTGCGCTGTTGTTCTTTATATTCGGATCTTTTCATATTGGATTCACCTGCTTTATTGCTTCGGAGTTTTATTTGTTGAATATAGCATAGTATTGACGATGGGGGTGTTTGAAAGTTGCGGATTTTGTCTTTTGGGGGATTTTGGTACGATAATAGGTGCCAGGTCCGCACACAACTCCAACACAGTTCAAAATTGTTTCTGAATTGTTTTGGGTACTCTATTCATTGCAGGGCTTTTCTTCCCTTTTAATGATTAAAGGTACCTGCGCATGAAATTTTCATGATTGTTTACACATTCATGTTTGTTTCGCGCACAGGTACCTTATTTTAATTTATTGAAGGAACGGCGCCATTAATACTTTTCCTGTTCCGCGGTAGACATTTACCAATCCTTCGCCTGAAGCCGCTGAACCCATAAGTGTTTTTCCAGAGCGTTCGACAGTAAATTCCAAACCGCCTGACCAAGCTATCGCCATATTCCCATCGACTTTCAACTCATCATTTTCTAACTCGATTTCGATAAGTTCCTCTCTCGCTACGGAAGATTCCAGTGCAATCGTTCCTTGCCCAGAAATCCCCAGATTGAAAAGGCCTTCCCCGCCAAGTGCAGCAGAAGAAAGATTTGAGCGCATCACGGCCTTATGTTTCAATCCTGAATCACAAGCTAAAAAAAGTCCATCTTCAATGACAAGTGACTGATGCCACTCGTCCACATCCAACAGTAAAATATGCTTGTACGTTGGTTCTAAAACAAGTGTACCCGTTCCCGTGTACTCAGGCTTGATGCTCGATTCTTTGGTCATTTTGCCTCTAATCGTCTTTCCGATAAAGTCTCCTACTCCCTTAAGCCCAGTCGTTGCTTTCACCTCTCCGGCCATCCATTGCATGGCCCCTGCCTGAATCGTAATGTTAGACTGACTGACATCGCAAACGAGCTGTCGTCTTCTTACATTCATTTCAGAAGCATAATATGCCGATTGAGCCGTAGCATGATTGATACTTAACTCTCTTTGAAACTCTACTACTTTAAAAGGGCCAAGCTCTTCCTTCACTTTTACATTCTCATTATCTTCAAAGTTTTTAATAGTAAACAGAATAATCGCCCGCTTTCTGATTTTCTAATTTGATTGAAAGGTAGTGGTAATTATAACACTATATTTTACTTAACTGATTTTTATAAAGAAAAGTCTGTACAGTATATAACTTCCACACGAAAATTGGTTTTGTTTACCTGTGCATCACAAAACCCGAGGACTACTCTGAATTATTTTTGAGTTGTGTGATGCACAGCGTTTGGCAGGCTATTTAAAGTTTACGAATCAGTCAGTTTACAATTTGGCTTAGTTGATTATTTCAAACCAAGCTTCAAAAGTAGGACTGCCAATAGTACACGCGAAACTGCCATTTACAATTACTCCTTCTTTTTCTGAGGCATTGAAAAGTTCCCCTTCTTTAACGTCATATCCATTCGTTTTAAAGTCTTTTTTTGCTTTTACAATTATTAGTTCGTCATCTGGTATGAATATTTTAAACATATTTTTCCCTCCCAATTATTAATTAAGATTGCTTGCAGACCCGGCACCCATTATATTTATTTAATATTATCAGCCGGTCCTACTTCCATGGCCACTCCAGCATATAAAAAAGAATCTTCATTTTCAAAAACGCTCACACTGTAACGCGCTTCTTCCCCATTCTCAAAGCGGACGGTTGTAATATACTCACCTGGCTTTTCGATCGTAATATACGTAAAATTATATACAGTTTTTTCAATCTTTACGTTGTCGGAGATCGTCTCTCCATCTACTTCAGCAAGAGCTATATTTTTTACGGGTTTATATTTTGTATTGAGTGATACCTCAGCCGGAAGAGTATCATTCGTCTTTTCTACCGTCAAACGTAGTTCGCTGTTCTCTTTTTTTACATGAATATAATACTTTTGATACTTCATATTCAGTTCCGCATCTTTCCCCCAAATGACCACTCCACCTGTTCCTACTTTGACCGGAAATAATTGAACTTGACTTAGCCTGTCTTCTTTCCCTTTCACTTTTACTGCACGAAATACGCTCGGATTCACTTGATCATCGATAACCGCATCGATCGAATCCCATCCTAAATCGCCTGCTATTATCGTCACGGCATTTTTCAGCATGACTTGCTCCGTCGCTGCTAGCATTTTCGCGGCTTGCCCTCTCGTAATCGATGCGTTCGGACTAAATGTTGTAGGAGATGTGCCTGTAGTAATGCCGAGCTTGTAAATAATAAGTATGTCCTGTGTAATGCCAATTTCTCCTTTGAACGGGTTTTTTACTTCCCCATCACGTGGTAAATCAAATGCTTTCACAAGAATCGCAGCCATATTTTTACGCTTGATCGGCTCATTTGGCTTGAAACTGCCATCCGGATAGCCGCCAATAATTCCTTCCTCCGCCATTTTCACAATCGCTTTATAAAAACCGTGCGATGCCGGTACATCTATAAATTTCTTGCCTTTCACATCCGACGTACCCAGACCAATCATCTAATTTGCTCAACTTTCCCACTACTCGGATAAGTACCCCGTTTCAATAATATATAGACCGCATTATCAATACTTTTTTTCAAAGTTTTATTTTTACTTAGTTTACTTTCCTCTATGGCATCTAAATAGATTCTTTTTATTTGTTGGCATTCGTTTGGGTACATTTGTGTTAATAGCTTCTTATCACACTCCATCAATTTTGCAATCTCACTTAATGAATAAGGCTTCTTTTCTGCGATAATTAAATTAATAAATCCCTGGATTTTTTGGTGATCTTTTTTTGTTCTTTCAGAAATAACTATTCTTCGAGAGGGATCATCATTTAATGTTATTTTCGATTTCTCCATATTATTTATGAAATCAGTTAGACTAAGCTGAAGTTTCGATGTAATGTTTATCAGAGCATTTAATGGGGCGAGATTAGCCCCTTCCTTCCATCCCCATAAAGTCGACTTGGAATAACCAAGGAATTCAGCAGCTTGAGTTAAAGACCCGTCAAAATAACTTTCTAAATAAAAGGATATTGAGCGTGAAACATGATTATCTTCAAGAGAAAAGTTGATCAATTCAAAGAAAAAAGCTCTCATTGAATCATTGGTCTCGCTATTGTAAGTCGCATCTTTGTTTTCCTTAAAATTGCCTAGCCAGTAAAAACATTTTGTGCAATAACCTGGTATACTCTTTCTTTCTAGTGTATACATGCTAGACCCGCAGAATGGGCATACATTCTCTAGAATCCTGTTGTGAATAATACATTTGGGAAAGGGTTGTAGAACCCAACTTAGTCTTTCATACACAATCTGTTTACTTTCCAAATCAGCCTGAAAACAGGATGGACACCAATGTTTGCTACTTTTTAGTAACCCCCTATACGGAACTAATTTTCGGCAATTAACTAGCGTAGTTTCCCTAATATCCTTTCTCTTTGTTAAAGACGTAAATGCTTCAATAAAATCTTCTGCAATTATTCCGTGGCCGTTAATGGCAGATGCAGATTTATAAAAACCATTTCCACCATTGATCACAATATTATTGATGTATTTTTTGTCTAATATCAGTGTTATTAAATGAGCCATAATATCACCGACAGTTACACAGTGAGCATCCGCCAGTCTAGATATATAGCTTGTAAGGGACTCTACTCCAATTGAGCCAAGACCGATCGGTTCAATAGAATACAAACAACTTCTTTGCATTTTTACGACACCCCATTTTTAATTTGTTTATTTTTAGTCCAAATAAACTATAAAAATAGAATTGTCTACTATTCTTTCTTTTATGCATGTAAGACCAAATTCTTTTCAACAATCTTTCTATTATATTTTTGATAATAAACTAAGAGAGCCGGAAATTTGTCAGCTCTCCTCATCAGCGCAAATCATCTTTACCAATAAGGAAATAGTTTTGAAAAGTCACGTTGCTTTCTTGTTCAAAACAATATTAATCAAACTAAAAAATATATTGGTTTACTTCACCACAGCTTTTAGTAACGTTTAAAAGAGCTAAACCACGGGGATTTAGCTCTTTTAAGTCTATATTCGTTTTCCTCAAGCTTTCATTTAGCTGAAAGTTCCTCTTCTGTTACCCACTTGTGGTTAGTTACCTCTTCACCACCCGTAGTCGGAGTATAATCAATCATATATACAGTCGTTTTTTCAGCTGAATCAATTACAGCTACTGCCCCTTTCATCCCTTTCATATGATCTGCCTCTACAGTGACCTCAGTACCCGGCTCCAACGTTTTGTCATCTGCGTCCTTAATTTCCTCCTGGATAACCCATTTATGGTTCTTCACTCTTTCACCGCCGGTTACCGGGGTATATGAAATGGCGTAGGCTGTAGTATCATATGCACCAACAATTGTCGCGACTGCACCTTTCATTCCTTTCATATGATCGGCTTCAATGATTGCTTCACTTCCGACTTCAAAGGTTGGATTTTCTGCTACTTTCAATGTTGCAGGAACTTCACCTGAGCCAGAATGATCCATCTCCATTTCCATATCTTCCTGTTTCGGTTCCTTATTGACATCTATGCTTTTCTCGTTGGTCGTTTTATTCCCACACCCACTTAAACCAATAATCATCGCGAGACCTAGAAAAAATAAATGCTTCTTCATTTGTCTAGTACACCTCTGTTTTTCTAAATTAGTTATGAATGAAGCTACCACAAGAAACCGTATAAATTTCTCATGATAGCTCCTTCGTTTAGTTTGTATCGATTATGCTATCGCTTGACGGCATGCTTCTGCACATTTCCGGCAAGCTTCGGCACAGCGCTTGCAATGATCCTGTTCATGTTTAGCACACTCTTCAGCGCAACGGTTGCAGACCTCTGCACAAAGCTCTAAAATCTGTTTAGTGAATGGACTGTTACGAGTTATCGCCTGTGCAGCGAAAGCACAAACGTCAGCACATTCACGATCCAATCGTATGCATTCAGCCATCATCTTAACGTCTTCTTCTTTCAGGCATGCATCGTAACAAGTATTGCATTCCTCCAGGCATTCTAGAATCACCTTAAGGGTTTCTGCGTATTTCGAATTCATGGAATCATCTCCTTATTTTTTCATTCGATGTAATTTTTCCCCGAAGGAATGAATTTAAACGGGAAATGGGCATCTCCTTAAAAAATCCTTATTCCTTATTATGAATCCGTTCAATCAAATCATTTCCCATGCCAATAATATTCACTTAGTCCTTCTGCAAGCGCTTCAATACTTCTGTGTAGCTCTGCAGCTGTATTATCTACTCCGCCAATTTCTACAATGACGGAATTCGGGGAAAGATCTTGATTATAAACTCCATTCCCTTGGCTTTTATTCTTTTTCAATACACCTTTTGACAGACCCGGATACTGCTTGGAAAGTATATTATTAACCCCCTCAGCAAAAGAAAGATTCTTTGCAAAATCTTCATGCCCAGTCCCAACAACAAACAAAAGCTGTGCATAGCCCTCGCCATTCAATTTTGCGGTTGTAGAATCCTTTCGTAAGGAATCACGATGCAAGTCCAAGAAAATGTCTAGATTTTGATTTTCTCTAAGTGCCTCCCTAACTATTTCTCCTGATAGCTTATAAGAATTGTTATAATCTAATCCCCGTAAACCTAGTTCCTGAACAATATCAGTTGAATCCACTTTTGTTCCTATACCTCTTCTTTCCAGTGCTTTCCCTAGCATTTCACCAACTAACGTCATATTTGCTTTTGAGTGATACGCTTCTTCCGGTTTATTTGCATCTTTTAAAAACGGTAAAAAGGATTCGCGGTTATGGGTGTGATATATATAGACGACATCTCGCCCAAATGTTGAGTGTATGGAATCTTTTGAAAATCTTTTGGGCGATTTCATATTTGCAAAGATTGCATCAAGATCCTTGAATACAAGTTCTCTATCTTTTAGAAGTTCCTTCATGTTAGGTTTGAATTCATCTCTACCTGGTTGTTGCTCAATGCTCTTCATTTTTTTTTTATCTATTGTGCTATCTGTAGAAACGTTCGACTCTGCAAGTGAATTCGTACTGCCAGAATAGTTGTCTAACGTTTCCGCACCAAAATCCGAAAACGAAGATTCTCTTCCAGGTATAGGACTTTCTTCATTGTTTCTATCATTACGATAATTTAACGCAAGCAAAGAAACGATAAGTAACCAAATAAGAAATAATATAATTGCCAAATATAATAGGACAGCTAACAAGGACCTTTTCTTTCTCTTTGAATACCGATTTATTTTTGGATACATTATGTGGCCTACCTTTAGAAAGAATGAATATTTTTCCTATGATGAATTCTAAAACAGCCAGTGTGAACGAATACACACTGGCTGTTACAGACTTTTAAACGCAATTGAATTGAACGATGTTTATTCGACTTTTACCTGTCCCATCATCCCATTGTCTTCATGTTCAAGAATATGACAATGGAACATATACACACCTTTATGCTTAAATTGTATCGCTATTTTAACCGTCTCATCAGGTGCTACTGAAATGCTGTCCTTCCATCCACGCTCATTTTCCGGCGGTGCTTCTCCATTCCTGGAGATTATTTTAAATTGTGCTCCGTGAATGTGGAATGGATGAGTCATCCCGCCCATCATGTCCGGCTTATTGTAAATTTCCCAAACTTCTGTAACCCCTTGTTGTTGTGTAAAATCGATTCTTTCCGGATCAAACTTCTTTCCATTGATTGTTACCATGTCCATCATCCCAAACAGTTCAATCTTTTTCGTGACGGGCAAGTCCATTTCTTCTTCTGTTAATGAAAAATCATTCATTACTCCCGGGATTCTTGTGACCGTCCCGCCTTGATCAGAAATCTCAAATGGCAACAGGACA
The Sporosarcina sp. P33 genome window above contains:
- a CDS encoding YdhK family protein: MKKHLFFLGLAMIIGLSGCGNKTTNEKSIDVNKEPKQEDMEMEMDHSGSGEVPATLKVAENPTFEVGSEAIIEADHMKGMKGAVATIVGAYDTTAYAISYTPVTGGERVKNHKWVIQEEIKDADDKTLEPGTEVTVEADHMKGMKGAVAVIDSAEKTTVYMIDYTPTTGGEEVTNHKWVTEEELSAK
- a CDS encoding TniQ family protein, which encodes MQRSCLYSIEPIGLGSIGVESLTSYISRLADAHCVTVGDIMAHLITLILDKKYINNIVINGGNGFYKSASAINGHGIIAEDFIEAFTSLTKRKDIRETTLVNCRKLVPYRGLLKSSKHWCPSCFQADLESKQIVYERLSWVLQPFPKCIIHNRILENVCPFCGSSMYTLERKSIPGYCTKCFYWLGNFKENKDATYNSETNDSMRAFFFELINFSLEDNHVSRSISFYLESYFDGSLTQAAEFLGYSKSTLWGWKEGANLAPLNALINITSKLQLSLTDFINNMEKSKITLNDDPSRRIVISERTKKDHQKIQGFINLIIAEKKPYSLSEIAKLMECDKKLLTQMYPNECQQIKRIYLDAIEESKLSKNKTLKKSIDNAVYILLKRGTYPSSGKVEQIR
- a CDS encoding stage II sporulation protein P, with the translated sequence MYPKINRYSKRKKRSLLAVLLYLAIILFLIWLLIVSLLALNYRNDRNNEESPIPGRESSFSDFGAETLDNYSGSTNSLAESNVSTDSTIDKKKMKSIEQQPGRDEFKPNMKELLKDRELVFKDLDAIFANMKSPKRFSKDSIHSTFGRDVVYIYHTHNRESFLPFLKDANKPEEAYHSKANMTLVGEMLGKALERRGIGTKVDSTDIVQELGLRGLDYNNSYKLSGEIVREALRENQNLDIFLDLHRDSLRKDSTTAKLNGEGYAQLLFVVGTGHEDFAKNLSFAEGVNNILSKQYPGLSKGVLKKNKSQGNGVYNQDLSPNSVIVEIGGVDNTAAELHRSIEALAEGLSEYYWHGK
- a CDS encoding transglycosylase domain-containing protein — protein: MKRSEYKEQQRKKTPTKKISLKKKIFRFAIAAVLLAVLCVLLMLNVFITFSDVSKLEEPAPRSTVIYDPDGEVIRKVSNSTIEGVLIDQIPNELVEAVIAVEDQRFYKHHGINYFRMGRALLENAFKGKIVSGGSTITQQLAKNVFLTQERTYSRKFKELILAKKIERVYSKEEIMESYLNQIYFGDGAWGVQRAAQTYFGKDVSELTLNESATIAGLIKAPSYLAPTENMEKSVNRRNLVLSLMLREQYINQQEYDEAIGQKLVLGESTVPDYEEKYPYYIDRVVDEAVNMYGLTRDEVLSGGLHITTEINPVIQNALEEVYADDRYFPKSTPDQLLQSASVFLNPKTGGILALVGGRGEYTQKRFNNATDLIRQPGSTLKPIAVYTPALEKGYHMSDLLVDEPIDMDGYSPKNFDQQYRGEVTMYEALAQSYNIPPVWLLDQIGIKEGVSATKRFGISLEKNDRTLGLALGGLDKGTSPLRMAQAYSAFANDGVMEEAHAITEIKDSEGNVLGKWQGESVHVTDAEVAQQMTYMLQGAVAEGTATKAQISGMEVAGKTGTTQLPFEGVDGSKDHWFVGYTPDIAGAVWLGYDQTDTDHYLTTTSSFTAPPIFAQVVSKSASKLSAKKFDLSLIDEDIKELKKQKKKTKEEREKKEKKKEKDKKKKEFWKSIEKWGRDWFKDKEN
- a CDS encoding S-layer homology domain-containing protein, whose product is MIGLGTSDVKGKKFIDVPASHGFYKAIVKMAEEGIIGGYPDGSFKPNEPIKRKNMAAILVKAFDLPRDGEVKNPFKGEIGITQDILIIYKLGITTGTSPTTFSPNASITRGQAAKMLAATEQVMLKNAVTIIAGDLGWDSIDAVIDDQVNPSVFRAVKVKGKEDRLSQVQLFPVKVGTGGVVIWGKDAELNMKYQKYYIHVKKENSELRLTVEKTNDTLPAEVSLNTKYKPVKNIALAEVDGETISDNVKIEKTVYNFTYITIEKPGEYITTVRFENGEEARYSVSVFENEDSFLYAGVAMEVGPADNIK
- a CDS encoding four-helix bundle copper-binding protein, producing MNSKYAETLKVILECLEECNTCYDACLKEEDVKMMAECIRLDRECADVCAFAAQAITRNSPFTKQILELCAEVCNRCAEECAKHEQDHCKRCAEACRKCAEACRQAIA
- a CDS encoding AIM24 family protein; this encodes MKEELGPFKVVEFQRELSINHATAQSAYYASEMNVRRRQLVCDVSQSNITIQAGAMQWMAGEVKATTGLKGVGDFIGKTIRGKMTKESSIKPEYTGTGTLVLEPTYKHILLLDVDEWHQSLVIEDGLFLACDSGLKHKAVMRSNLSSAALGGEGLFNLGISGQGTIALESSVAREELIEIELENDELKVDGNMAIAWSGGLEFTVERSGKTLMGSAASGEGLVNVYRGTGKVLMAPFLQ